In the genome of Cercospora beticola chromosome 2, complete sequence, one region contains:
- the RCO1_1 gene encoding transcriptional regulatory protein rco1 has product MAAAVATTRADSPNDHKIEEPLDLKPQSNNASSTHKKELKSKWPIAVDLYGSNVPFRVEGEVADLVVHGEIPKEIDGTFYRVMVDPFVPPVEGNVPLDGDGNMSAFRFHDGKVDMKTKYVKTQRFMLERRAGKALFGLYRNPYSHNVCVRAAVDSTANTNLVLWAGKLLALKESALPYHVDPQTMETIGYDPFGQINAKTFSAHPKYDPNTDELVVYGYEAKGLATTDIVSYTIDRSGLIKNVFWFHQPWPTPGIIHDCAITKSWLLLFIWPFEANVERMKRGGHHYAWDYSRPCTIIVVPRNHTSPPAGWAPGEVRHYEWRNAMAIHTAGAWEDPNDPSKIWAESSLVHDNAFPFFPADDGTLPAPDAKAQFVRWHIDAKAPAGSKMEDPKVVLDCPAEFPRIDERLMGREYNYVMLNVFIPRNSSGADNIYLGLNGLAMVHNKTGETKWYYAGDDSNIQEPIFIPRHDAAEEADGWVVALIERVKANRCDIVVLDTRSFEEEVALVQLPMHMKAQVHGNWVSAKDLGGYQPLVKEVPEFQMLREGALEPMK; this is encoded by the exons ATGGCAGCAGCTGTAGCAACAACTCGTGCCGACTCACCCAATGATCACAAAATCGAGGAGCCACTCGACCTAAAACCTCAATCAAATAACGCCTCAAGCACGCACAAGAAAGAGCTCAAGAGCAAATGGCCGATAGCTGTCGATCTCTATGGCTCCAATGTCCCATTTCGAGTTGAGGGCGAGGTTGCGGACCTCGTAGTGCATGGAGAAATCCCAAAAGAAATCGACGGCACATTCTACAGAGTCATGGTGGACCCTTTCGTGCCTCCGGTCGAAGGGAATGTGCCACTGGACGGCGATGGGAATATGTCTGCTTTCCGGTTCCATGATGGGAAAGTCGACATGAAGACAAAATATGTGAAGACTCAGCGATTTATGCTGGAGAGGCGGGCGGGCAAAGCGCTGTTCGGTTTATATCGCAACCCATATTCTCACAATGTTTGCGTCAG GGCAGCTGTTGATTCGACAGCGAACACGAATCTAGTCCTGTGGGCTGGTAAGCTATTAGCTCTAAAGGAGAGTGCTCTGCCATACCATGTCGATCCACAGACTATGGAGACGATAGGATACGATCCCTTTGGCCAAATCAACGCAAAGACTTTCTCCGCACATCCCAAATACGATCCCAACACCGACGAACTAGTCGTATACGGCTATGAGGCAAAAGGCCTTGCCACAACAGATATCGTATCCTACACTATTGATCGTTCAGGGCTAATCAAGAATGTCTTCTGGTTCCATCAGCCTTGGCCAACCCCCGGCATCATCCACGACTGCGCGATCACAAAATCctggctgctgctcttcatcTGGCCATTTGAGGCCAATGTGGAGCGTATGAAGCGTGGCGGACACCACTATGCTTGGGATTACTCGCGGCCGTGCACGATCATTGTTGTGCCTCGAAATCACACATCGCCTCCAGCTGGCTGGGCTCCTGGTGAAGTAAGACACTATGAGTGGCGCAATGCCATGGCCATCCACACAGCTGGAGCATGGGAAGACCCGAATGATCCTTCCAAGATCTGGGCCGAGTCGTCTCTCGTTCACGATAACGCATTTCCATTCTTCCCGGCAGACGACGGTACATTGCCAGCGCCAGATGCCAAAGCTCAATTCGTTCGCTGGCATATCGATGCAAAGGCTCCAGCAGGATCAAAAATGGAGGATCCGAAAGTCGTGCTGGATTGTCCGGCAGAGTTTCCGCGAATTGACGAGCGCCTGATGGGTCGCGAGTACAATTATGTGATGTTGAATGTGTTCATTCCGAGGAATTCCAGTGGGGCCGATAATATCTATCTTGGACTGAACGGTCTCGCTATGGTGCATAATAAGACTGGAGAGACGAAGTGGTATTATGCAGGTGACGATTCGAATATTCAGGAACCGATCTTCATTCCACGGCATGATGCTGCTGAGGAGGCAGATGGTTGGGTCGTGGCGTTGATCGAGCGGGTAAAGGCAAATCGCTGCGACATAGTCGTGCTGGATACGAGGTCCTTCGAAGAGGAGGTTGCTCTCGTTCAGCTGCCCATGCATATGAAGGCTCAG GTGCATGGCAACTGGGTCAGCGCGAAGGATCTCGGTGGTTACCAGCCGCTCGTCAAAGAGGTGCCAGAATTCCAGATGCTTCGCGAGGGCGCCCTTGAGCCAATGAAATAG